One window of Drosophila busckii strain San Diego stock center, stock number 13000-0081.31 chromosome 3L, ASM1175060v1, whole genome shotgun sequence genomic DNA carries:
- the LOC108598448 gene encoding uncharacterized protein F13E9.13, mitochondrial gives MQRFLQIFGQQKCKVIGMIHVDALPGTPGYAGNWQQTIEKAKYEAELYKRQQLDAVLIENMHDIPYVQESHLGPEIVACMTRLAQSVRSILPKQTPCGVQLLACGNKQALAVAKASQLQFIRAEGFVFGHVADEGYTDACAGELLRYRRLIDAQDVLIFTDLKKKHSSHAITSDVSLLETSHAAEFFLTDGIIITGTATGQAANPNDVAELSGKLKVPLIIGSGVTKDNIASYYKETQAVIIGSHFKKRGNWQEDIDEHNVESFMSKLCELRQT, from the exons ATGCAGCGATTTTTGCAGATATTTGgtcaacaaaaatgcaaagttATTGGCATGATACACGTGGATGCACTGCCAG GCACGCCAGGCTATGCCGGCAACTGGCAGCAGACTATAGAGAAGGCCAAATACGAGGCTGAGCTGTacaagcgccagcagctg GACGCCGTGCTTATAGAGAATATGCATGACATACCATATGTGCAGGAGAGTCACTTGGGTCCCGAGATTGTGGCCTGCATGACACGCTTGGCGCAGTCAGTCCGTTCCATACTGCCCAAGCAAACACCGTGTGGTGTGCAACTGTTAGCCTGTGGCAACAAGCAAGCGTTGGCTGTAGCCAAAGCCAGTCAACTGCAATTTATACGAGCCGAGGGCTTTGTGTTTGGACATGTGGCGGACGAGGGCTATACGGACGCCTGCGCCGGCGAGCTGCTGCGTTATCGTAGGCTTATCGATGCACAAGATGTGCTGATCTTTACAGATCTAAAGAAGAAGCACAGCTCACATGCGATAACCTCAGACGTCAGTCTGTTGGAAACATCACATGCAGCAGAGTTCTTTTTAACTGACGGCATTATAATCACGGGCACGGCTACAGGCCAGGCAGCGAATCCCAATGATGTGGCAGAGCTATCTGGAAAACTGAAGGTGCCACTTATTATAGGCTCAGGTGTAACAAAGGATAATATAGCTTCCTATTACAAGGAAACGCAAGCTGTTATCATTGGTTCTCATTTCAAAAAGCGAGGCAACTGGCAGGAGGACATAGATGAACATAATGTGGAAAGTTTTATGAGCAAGCTTTGTGAACTGAGACAGACTTAA
- the LOC108598447 gene encoding LOW QUALITY PROTEIN: uncharacterized protein LOC108598447 (The sequence of the model RefSeq protein was modified relative to this genomic sequence to represent the inferred CDS: inserted 2 bases in 1 codon), with product MFTPRQKGYGESPHTPISFSRELRQVLQERNLLTAKSRKKVCSMLDSNSSSPIGSPNPEAGKRIGFRLQAVQEIITSEKSYLEQLELLMNYFVRPLKEQAIIDASNHTALFGQIEMIHNLNGEFLRELEANMENVAQAFLKMAPFFKLYSVYAFDYRGAMLILQELTNKNPVFRKFLEDTESRPEIQRKLNSLMIVPIQRVPRYKLLLEQVLLYTSPADQDYKLLKESVKEIEATASHINSCVEEQEITQYLIHIQNSLVNRTPNIVKPSRRVIKEGMLSKITHKGNEIKRYCVLMSDIFMYCKVLKERAPNSQVENSLECCCIFPLKKCKVYEXMARTWVGFIRDAIDLHVQCRKTLRKDSSKRTPIRKKDMKKFGADYVLSPNKRKCEFETVFRNKNRSIESDEEADELANSDCFPRKRKIPSARTAQTSNKPLTVIVKRPAPPPPTPPTVQLRRQGTAEQPSTCKENRISKLYKMISTDKVTNVRGILKRTKPTSTVSSADADPTYGFASRYSDSKSYFRAHNVDNTIPTAIKREDLFDAELGDGNFRDVLFPLRLSGGSQKSGGWTTPGQTLKTCQDALLSPPQKKRVKFDDTLDAMRNNASDQKPFAFPSSEINKPTSLRERIYDFFANLF from the exons ATGTTTACGCCCAGGCAAAAAGGCTATGGCGAATCACCACACACGCCGATCAGTTTCAGCCGTGAGCTGCGTCAGGTATTGCAGGAGCGAAATTTATTGACGGCCAAGTCACGCAAGAAAG TATGTTCAATGCTGGACAGCAATTCAAGCAGCCCTATTGGGTCGCCAAACCCGGAAGCGGGAAAAAGAATTGGATTTCGATTGCAAGCTGTACAGGAGATTATAACTTCGGAGAAGTCCTAtctggagcagctggagctgctcatGAATTATTTTGTTCGGCCGCTAAAGGAACAAGCTATTATTGATGCCTCAAATCACACGGCGCTGTTTGGTCAGATTGAGATGATACATAATCTAAACGGAGAGTTTCTGCGCGAGCTGGAGGCGAATATGGAAAACGTTGCACAGGCTTTTCTGAAGATGGCACCATTCTTCAAACTATACTCGGTCTATGCTTTTGACTATCGTGGTGCCATGCTTATACTGCAAGAACTAACAAATAAGAATCCGGTGTTTCGCAAATTTCTGGAAGATACGGAGAGCCGACCGGAGATACAACGAAAGCTAAATTCGTTGATGATTGTGCCTATACAGCGAGTGCCACGGTACAAGCTACTTTTGGAGCAGGTATTACTCTACACTAGCCCAGCGGATCAGGACTATAAACTGCTCAAGG AATCTGTCAAAGAGATTGAAGCAACTGCATCGCACATCAACTCCTGCGTGGAGGAGCAGGAAATCACACAATACTTGATACATATTCAAAATTCGCTCGTCAATCGCACACCCAATATTGTCAAACCCTCGCGTCGTGTCATAAAAGAGGGTATGTTATCCAAGATCACGCACAAAGGGAATGAAATAAAGCGCTACTGTGTGCTCATGTCGGACATATTTATGTACTGCAAGGTACTCAAGGAACGTGCTCCTAACTCTCAAGTGGAAAACTCCTTAGAATGCTGCTGCATCTTTCCGCTGAAGAAATGCAAGGTCTACGA TATGGCGCGTACCTGGGTGGGATTCATACGCGATGCCATCGATTTACATGTGCAGTGTCGAAAGACATTACGCAAAGACTCCAGCAAGCGTACGCCTATACGCAAAAAGGATATGAAAAAATTCGGCGCTGACTACGTGCTGAGTCCCAACAAACGCAAATGT GAGTTCGAGACTGTTTTTCGTAATAAGAATCGATCCATAGAGTCTGACGAGGAGGCGGATGAGTTAGCAAATAGTGATTGCTTTCCGCGTAAGCGCAAAATACCAAGTGCAAGAACTGCTCAGACAAGTAACAAACCGTTGACGGTAATTGTGAAGCGTCCAGCACCACCCCCTCCCACACCACCAACAGTGCAGCTGCGTCGTCAGGGTACAGCTGAGCAGCCATCTACTTGCAAAGAGAATCGCATATCCAAACTATATAAGATGATTTCTACCGACAAGGTAACCAATGTGCGAGGCATACTTAAGCGCACCAAGCCCACCAGCACAGTCAGCTCGGCTGATGCTGATCCCACTTACGGTTTTGCTAGTCGCTACTCTGATTCAAAATCCTATTTTCGCGCACACAATGTGGACAACACCATACCCACAGCCATTAAGCGTGAGGATCTGTTTGATGCAGAGTTGGGCGATGGTAATTTTCGCGATGTGCTCTTTCCGTTGAGATTGAGTGGTGGTAGTCAGAAGAGTGGCGGTTGGACGACGCCGGGCCAGACATTAAAAACTTGCCAAGATGCGCTGTTGTCGCCGCCACAGAAAAAGCGTGTCAAGTTTGATGATACTCTGGATGCAATGCGTAACAATGCTTCCGATCAGAAGCCTTTTGCATTTCCAAGCAGCGAGATCAACAAACCGACATCATTACGTGAGCGCATTTATGACTTTTTTGCTAATCTTTTTTAG
- the LOC108600715 gene encoding RINT1-like protein, with protein MHATLSEIETRVVSRLNKELGKDASRLHQSTELVSHYKERLKSLQQTLNYENADPQRECRYRSAFQFQEQVCESIDFELEKLAQFSAQLKLKLKECQPALDGVAEDLQKVRHFQRVTQYLRLVQDIQEISAALTNTINGKDEAKLVNIYLTLYEGNDCEHSVVGRLQAVNAQSLKSYAEATAIYWHRRLMQRLSSEFEAVLKSLRWAHLEQQPLNYSPSRDTAKAQLLAEYMFLIKSPAEEHAPLQSITPSIVCPPISQVVQLLLAPYRQRFTFHFTGTRQTNRLDKPEWFYTQILNWGKETHFFVGNTFQPAAMNAGKLDYNLRLEFMRGLVQLIIEKLAVDIEQIAQDEHLFAHLLDETLAFETELRDTFGYPASFPSAISVLTQPMYLLRWIALEEQFCAEKMDDILQAETPFQLIDPNTYEDDLKIPKCADQFMRLLEAIKDRYYALIQPGHQLQFLSLQLELIDSFRRRLVQLHSSGAVASLPILNAINYLIMVLREWGENVHYLHLHAALAGPNASEINSVFEHAVAELEHWARQLMKNLSNKAVNEMKAKSMSYRHDAWPSMPEQNSKEPFILSPSGGEMFQVLVTLLHNLESELSTNLFEQTLRLMAQQIDDFMLESMILNTKFSPAGAAQFNYDMTLLFALFGQYTRRPELLFKRIHDASKLLTAARSTALLLLETLSSGQSVEEKTKPLHELRVLSLDSKQCIEVLERRTDIKMF; from the exons atgcatgcaacgTTGAGTGAAATTGAAACCCGTGTGGTGTCACGTCTAAACAAAGAGCTTGGCAAAGATGCCAGCAGGCTACATCAGTCTACGGAGCTTGTAAGCCACTACAAGGAGCGGTTGAAATCATTACAACAAACA cttaattaTGAGAACGCTGATCCGCAAAGAGAGTGTCGATATAGATCGGCGTTTCAGTTTCAAGAGCAGGTGTGCGAGAGTATTGACTTTGAACTCGAGAAACTCGCTCAATTCTCTGCGCAGCTTAAGTTAAAGCTCAAGGAGTGTCAGCCAGCGCTGGATGGTGTTGCTGAGGATCTACAGAAAGTGCGGCATTTTCAAAGGGTAACTCAATATCTGCGTCTGGTACAGGACATACAAGAAATCAGCGCTGCCTTGACCAACACTATTAATGGCAAGGACGAGGCAAAACTGGTTAACATCTACCTAACGCTCTACGAGGGCAATGACTGTGAACATAGCGTAGTCGGACGTCTTCAGGCAGTCAATGCGCAATCACTAAAATCCTACGCCGAAGCCACTGCCATCTATTGGCACCGACGACTTATGCAGCGGCTGTCCAGCGAGTTTGAAGCTGTACTCAAGAGCCTACGATGGGCGCacttggagcagcagccgttGAACTATTCTCCCAGTCGTGACACTGCCAAGGCGCAACTGCTTGCTGagtatatgtttttaattaaatcaccAGCGGAAGAGCATGCCCCTCTGCAAAGCATCACTCCTAGCATTGTCTGCCCGCCTATAAGTCAAGTggtgcagctgttgctggcgccTTATCGCCAGCGTTTTACGTTCCATTTTACAGGCACACGCCAAACAAATCGATTAGACAAGCCTGAATGGTTCTACACACAAATTCTGAATTGGGGCAAGGAGACGCATTTCTTTGTGGGCAACACATTTCAACCTGCCGCTATGAATGCGGGCAAGCTTGACTACAATCTGCGG CTGGAATTTATGCGTGGCTTAGTGCAATTAATCATTGAGAAGCTTGCTGTTGACATAGAGCAAATAGCACAGGATGAGCACTTGTTTGCGCATCTTTTGGATGAGACTTTGGCCTTTGAAACAGAGCTGCGTGACACATTTGGCTATCCAGCCAGTTTTCCCAGCGCCATTTCTGTGCTTACACAGCCTATGTATTTGCTTCGATGGATTGCGCTGGAGGAGCAGT TTTGTGCGGAAAAAATGGATGATATACTGCAGGCGGAGACACCTTTCCAGCTCATTGATCCCAATACATACGAGGATGATTTGAAGATACCCAAGTGTGCGGAtcaatttatgcgcttgtTGGAGGCAATAAAAGATCGTTACTACGCACTCATACAACCAGGACACCAGCTGCAATTCTTAAGCCTACAACTAGAGCTAATTGACAGCTTTCGGCGACGACTGGTGCAGCTGCATAGCAGCGGCGCTGTTGCCAGTTTACCCATACTCAATGCTATTAACTATTTGATTATGGTGTTGCGCGAATGGGGCGAGAATGTGCACTATTTGCATCTGCATGCTGCATTGGCAGGTCCGAATGCTTCCGAGATTAATTCGGTGTTTGAGCATGCTGTCGCCGAGTTAGAGCATTGGGCACGTCAGCTAATGAAAAACCTGTCCAACAAAGCGGTTAATGAGATGAAAGCCAAGTCAATGAGCTATCGACATGATGCCTGGCCCAGCATGCCCGAACAGAATAGCAAGGAGCCGTTTATACTCTCACCCAGTGGCGGGGAAATGTTTCAAGTACTTGTCACGCTGCTACACAATTTAGAGAGTGAGCTCTCCACTAATCTCTTTGAGCAAACGCTGCGATTAATGGCCCAACAAATTGATGACTTTATGCTAGAGAGCATGATATTAAACACAAAGTTTTCACCAGCTGGTGCCGCTCAATTCAACTATGATATGACGCTGTTGTTTGCGCTTTTCGGACAATACACTCGCCGTCCCGAGCTGCTTTTCAAGCG AATACATGACGCTAGCAAATTGTTGACTGCGGCGCGGAGCACggcactgttgctgctggaaaCACTGAGTAGTGGGCAGTCAGTAGAGGAGAAAACGAAGCCACTGCATGAGCTACGCGTGCTCAGCTTGGACAGCAAACAGTGCATTGAGGTGTTGGAGCGACGAACCGacattaaaatgttttga
- the LOC108600717 gene encoding major facilitator superfamily domain-containing protein 1: MAQEDEQRIVDNDELATTQETNGGRQDNELALPEGGCCMPTRLSHRLMALVFMCLLGFGSYFCYDNPGALQDNFKRDMDLSLTQFTLIYSIYSWPNVVLCFLGGFLVDRLFGIRLGTIIYMLILLVGQLIFATGGLINAFWLMILGRFIFGIGAESLAVAQNSYAVLWFKGKELNMVFGLQLSVARFGSTVNFWVMPGIYKYVSNFYQGHQALGVVLLFATLTCVMSLMCALILGWMDKRAERILQRNNNPSGEIPKLTDIFTFKPPFWMVSVICVAYYVAIFPFIALGQKFFMDRFHYTDVEANKVDALVYLIAAVSSPLFGFLIDKVGRNVTWVFTATISTIGAHALLTFTELNPYVGMTIMGLSYSMLAASLWPLVALIIPEYQLGTAYGFCQSVQNLGLAVITIVAGIIADQTKSDHTWVQLFFMSWLTIALIATCVIWAYDKKHRGNLNMSPRQRASYVNADTYQHFE, encoded by the coding sequence ATGGCTCAGGAAGACGAGCAGCGTATTGTGGACAATGATGAGCTGGCGACGACACAGGAAACCAATGGCGGACGCCAGGATAATGAGCTAGCTTTACCAGAGGGTGGCTGCTGCATGCCCACTCGGTTGAGTCATCGCCTAATGGCTTTGGTCTTCATGTGCctgcttggctttggctcatATTTCTGTTATGACAATCCGGGTGCGCTGCAGGACAACTTTAAAAGGGACATGGATCTCAGTTTGACGCAGTTCACGCTCATTTATTCTATCTACTCATGGCCAAATGTAGTGCTCTGCTTCCTGGGTGGCTTTCTGGTGGATCGACTGTTTGGCATACGACTTGGCACAATCATCTATATGCTGATATTGCTGGTGGGACAACTTATCTTTGCCACTGGCGGCCTAATTAACGCATTCTGGCTGATGATTCTGGGACGTTTTATCTTTGGTATTGGCGCGGAATCGTTGGCTGTGGCTCAAAACAGTTATGCAGTGCTCTGGTTTAAGGGCAAGGAGCTTAATATGGTGTTTGGCCTGCAATTGTCCGTAGCACGGTTCGGCAGTACGGTCAACTTCTGGGTGATGCCAGGCATATACAAATACGTGAGCAACTTCTATCAAGGACATCAGGCGTTGGGTGTAGTACTACTCTTTGCCACACTCACCTGTGTCATGTCTCTGATGTGTGCATTGATTCTGGGCTGGATGGACAAGCGGGCAGAGCGCATTTTACAGCGCAATAACAATCCCAGTGGCGAAATCCCGAAGCTAACTGATATATTTACATTCAAGCCACCTTTCTGGATGGTGTCTGTAATTTGCGTGGCGTATTATGTGGCCATCTTTCCGTTTATTGCGCTCGGACAAAAGTTCTTCATGGATCGTTTCCACTACACTGATGTGGAGGCAAATAAGGTAGATGCGTTGGTGTATCTTATAGCCGCAGTCTCTTCGCCTTTGTTTGGCTTTCTGATTGACAAAGTCGGACGTAATGTCACCTGGGTCTTCACGGCAACGATTTCCACAATTGGCGCACATGCACTGCTCACATTCACCGAACTTAATCCATATGTTGGCATGACTATTATGGGACTCTCGTACTCCATGCTTGCCGCGAGCTTGTGGCCACTTGTGGCGCTCATCATTCCCGAATATCAGCTGGGCACTGCCTACGGCTTTTGTCAGTCCGTACAGAATTTGGGACTAGCTGTTATCACCATTGTTGCAGGCATTATTGCTGATCAAACCAAGAGTGACCACACATGGGTGCAGCTCTTTTTCATGAGTTGGCTGACCATAGCGCTGATAGCTACATGCGTGATTTGGGCCTACGACAAGAAGCATCGTGGAAATCTCAACATGTCGCCACGCCAGCGTGCGAGCTATGTTAATGCCGATACCTACCAGCATTTCGAATAA
- the LOC108600405 gene encoding uncharacterized protein LOC108600405 yields MDSIDTSKRKPRRTQGTPSYFYRNRFAYAFIAAGTVLFGIWSLTPMQRIANEKLHKQFSQPTEAEKDRKGLFDFTAPRRGQFIREAIEESQEMQRR; encoded by the exons ATGGATTCAATTGATACTAGTAAGCGCAAACCCAGACGCACACAAGGCACGCCATCCTATTTCTATCGGAATCGCTTTGCCTACGCCTTCATTGCCGCTGGAACGGTACTATTTGGAATTTGGAG CTTGACGCCCATGCAACGCATTGCTAACGAAAAACTTCACAAGCAATTTTCGCAGCCCACTGAAGCTGAAAAAGATCGTAAAGGCTTGTTTGATTTTACAGCGCCGCGCCGTGGACAGTTCATACGCGAGGCTATTGAGGAGAGTCAAGAAATGCAGAGACGTTAA
- the LOC108600401 gene encoding structure-specific endonuclease subunit SLX4, protein MDRQTRKTNLKKLQQETGSTKLRSTRSNKATKATMTLSEYFATPPDKVEEAACEERENALPSLDTDPFAEPITKKAREAPAVKQPKKAPKLKASAPARRGRAGLRGHSKKQPPISDFLRNEQLFAEVTAQHCIADNFNPDDIEMALMLSKSEAERLGKLRLFETDDSKDVVDLLNNTEQSSENIRQKLQKYGFRTAAKEEYNVLTLATLPAAKRGKRCKWANKFTPLTLRNPDIQQKKIDSKVAAIMAQQVTTMLPSKGDVIPQHELYSSRLQRLASSADSRITHEPSEGAISNLSAYYVEKLFEICYSPANQLLKNWASIQGRDSSPERHNRQSLRYEKQLAKVYVELEAYFGKVSERAELDELENLVINNMIEEDSKLLCNEVEVVSSGSISSQPPDKRARMVDSESNFKEDFDQPSTSSKVTLPTQTMRSISPDLFADSDDSFADSDDEQENEPPTLVSDAIDMKNISLQVYKDITNNSINTYEVYSSDEVKTVVEPSAEQADSFIDLTEEQKKIETILGPPSHSTIWPQDIFPPSPIHENYLDLESTSSRTEDCVISDELYAKYTEDKVDDDLFNLTLNSQTLRKNSFNLSITSSEHSMGFSTLHMLSVAAPNSSKDNSFSFTQQDITKAEFQRTRSFTQSPKQKLKLDNSFKSPLSRKSSSFLDKSGTAFVSPFSHSDASIDLTEDSDADDGENDGVLLSDDEINYSIWKANNTFKDKIKPWVDSSDTESDHSSQITHVRSVPYFKTSEDLEEFLAASPTASNKSCNSRSPNKSALSKERAEFGILDAALSQHFSPTQTHSPDRAEVSQVQIDWSDASFLDTPTEAPLKRYSSHKFNELLNGISTTKNDKPICFDDGTDEFDLLVFKSTKDVTISTATNTLPSGLERLLVGEINMDTLPESSAPSVSPFKSIASSEELEVDGKVYEVRICETPKPNFINLNESELMKQLYNYGIKPLKRKQAVKILEFIYNQTHPIVLPADEPQAKQLPLVRSKSTPVNRKPHAQLLRMSSDDCLTPTDPEKQTSFKFSDPSGDELLRFSQTVPLALCDDFEYYVLQTNVTKKTAQPLLPLHVAWHNLLSANASLHESILMFEPIDLQEIYLYFKKMGHRYDPKDLKCFFDRRCIIFRYELAPSSKQIQRHVRKKPKRQK, encoded by the exons ATGGATAGACAGACacgcaaaacaaatttaaagaaacTCCAACAAGAAACGGGTTCAACAAAGCTGCG CTCGACGCGTAGCAATAAAGCAACTAAAGCGACAATGACGCTGTCCGAGTATTTCGCCACTCCACCTGACAAAGTCGAAGAAGCAGCTTGTGAGGAAAGAGAAAATGCACTGCCATCGCTGGACACTGATCCCTTTGCTGAGCCTATAACCAAAAAAGCACGTGAAGCACCTGCTGTGAAACAGCCTAAGAAAGCaccaaaattaaaagctagcGCGCCAGCTCGTCGTGGTCGTGCCGGTTTGCGTGGACACAGTAAAAAACAACCGCCCATAAGTGATTTTCTGCGTAACGAGCAGCTGTTTGCCGAGGTCACAGCCCAGCACTGCATTGCAGACAACTTTAATCCAGATGACATTGAGATGGCCCTGATGCTATCCAAATCGGAAGCTGAAAGACTTGGTAAGCTAAGGCTGTTTGAAACAGACGACTCTAAAGACGTTGTTGACCTGCTTAATAATACTGAGCAGAGCAGTGAGAATATACGCCAAAAGCTACAAAAGTATGGTTTTCGTACAGCGGCCAAGGAAG AATACAATGTACTTACGTTAGCTACGTTACCTGCAGCTAAGCGTGGCAAGCGTTGCAAatgggcaaacaaatttacgCCACTTACACTGCGCAATCCGGATATACAGCAGAAAAAGATAGACAGCAAGGTGGCTGCAATAATGGCTCAGCAAGTGACTACAATGTTGCCTTCCAAAGGGGACGTTATACCACAGCATGAACTCTACAGTTCACGGCTGCAACGGCTTGCGTCGAGCGCTGATAGTCGCATAACCCACGAGCCAAGCGAAGGCGCCATATCCAATTTAAGTGCGTATTATGTAgagaaattatttgaaatatgttATTCGCCAGCCAATCAGTTGCTAAAGAACTGGGCTAGCATTCAAGGACGCGATTCATCGCCTGAAAGACACAACAGACAAAGTTTGCGATACGAAAAACAACTGGCAAAAGTCTACGTAGAACTAGAAGCATACTTTGGCAAGGTTTCCGAGCGAGCGGAACTAGATGAGTTGGAAAAtcttgtaattaataatatgatAGAAGAGgacagcaaattgttgtgcaaTGAAGTTGAAGTTGTATCAAGTGGCAGCATTTCGTCGCAGCCACCCGATAAGCGCGCCAGGATGGTGGACAGTGAGAGTAATTTCAAAGAGGATTTCGACCAGCCCAGTACATCATCGAAGGTAACTTTGCCAACACAGACAATGCGTAGCATTTCACCTGATCTATTTGCCGATTCGGATGATAGC TTTGCCGATTCGGATGATGAGCAAGAGAACGAACCACCTACGCTAGTCAGTGATGCTATAGATATGAAAAACATATCGTTGCAAGTTTATAAGGACATTACCAATAATAGCATAAACACATATGAGGTGTACTCCAGTGATGAAG tgAAGACTGTTGTAGAGCCTTCAGCGGAGCAAGCTGACAGCTTTATAGATCTGACAGAAGAACAAAAAAAGATTGAAACTATATTAGGCCCACCATCACATAGTACAATTTGGCCACAGGACATTTTTCCACCTAGTCCCATTCATGAAAACTACCTCGACTTGGAGTCCACATCGTCAAGGACTGAAGACTGCGTCATTTCTGATGAACTATATGCAAAGTATACGGAAGATAAAGTAGATGATgatctttttaatttaacctTAAATAGCCAGACACTTCGCAAGAACTCCTTCAATTTAAGCATAACGAGCTCCGAGCATTCCATGGGATTTTCTACACTCCACATGCTTTCCGTCGCCGCACCGAATAGCTCTAAAGATAACTCATTTAGTTTCACACAACAAGATATTACAAAAGCAGAATTTCAACGCACTCGTAGCTTCACACAATCTCCGAAACAGAAATTAAAACTGGATAATAGTTTCAAGAGCCCATTGAGCCGCAAAAGCAGTTCATTTTTGGATAAATCTGGCACAGCATTTGTTTCACCGTTTAGTCATTCAGATGCTAGCATTGATTTGACCGAAGATAGTGACGCTGATGATGGGGAAAATGATGGAGTGCTGCTCTCCGATGATGAAATCAATTACTCCATATGGAAAGCTAACAATACATTTAAGGACAAGATAAAGCCATGGGTCGACAGCAGTGACACCGAAAGCGATCATAGTTCTCAAATAACACATGTTAGATCTGTGCCTTACTTCAAAACATCTGAAGACTTGGAGGAGTTTCTGGCTGCCTCACCCACAGCTTCCAATAAATCATGCAATTCACGCTCGCCCAACAAGAGCGCTCTTAGCAAAGAACGCGCAGAATTTGGTATTTTAGATGCAGCGCTTTCACAACACTTTTCGCCCACCCAGACACATAGCCCTGACAGAGCGGAAGTATCGCAAGTTCAGATTGATTGGTCTGATGCATCATTCTTGGACACGCCCACAGAAGCACCACTTAAGCGTTATTCCAGTCACAAATTCAATGAACTTTTAAATGGCATCTCAACCACAAAAAATGATAAGCCTATCTGCTTTGATGATGGGACCGATGAATTCGatcttttggtttttaaaaGCACAAAGGATGTTACAATTTCTACAGCAACGAATACTCTGCCAAGTGGTCTGGAGCGTCTCCTTGTTGGTGAGATCAATATGGATACATTGCCTGAGTCATCTGCACCTTCCGTTAGTCCATTTAAATCAATCGCATCAAGTGAGGAATTGGAAGTCGACGGCAAAGTGTATGAAGTGCGCATCTGTGAGACGCCAAAGCCGAATTTTATTAATCTTAATGAATCGGAGCTTATGAAGCAATTGTATAATTATGGCATCAAGCCACTGAAACGCAAACAGGCAGTTAAGATTTTAGAATTCATTTATAACCAAACGCATCCAATAGTACTACCAGCAGACGAGCCCCAGGCTAAGCAGTTGCCATTAGTACGTTCCAAATCAACACCCGTAAATAGAAAACCTCACGCTCAGCTACTTCGCATGAGCAGCGATGATTGCCTAACACCTACCGATCCTGAGAAACAAACGAGCTTTAAATTTAGTGATCCTAGTGGAGATGAGCTGCTTCGTTTCTCACAGACAGTGCCGCTAGCTCTGTGCGATGATTTTGAGTACTATGTGCTGCAGACAAATGTAACCAAGAAGACAGCGCAGCCTTTGTTGCCACTGCATGTAGCTTGGCATAATCTACTTAGCGCTAACGCAAGCCTTCATGAAAGTATACTTATGTTCGAGCCAATAGATTTGCAAGAGATTTATTTGTACTTCAAAAAGATGGGTCACCGCTACGATCCCAAAGATCTCAAGTGTTTCTTTGACAGACGTTGCATTATATTCCGTTATGAGCTGGCTCCGTCTTCTAAGCAGATACAACGACATGTTCGCAAGAAACCTAAaaggcaaaagtaa
- the LOC108600403 gene encoding ADP-ribosylation factor-like protein 5A, with amino-acid sequence MGLLLSRLWRMFGNEEHKLVMVGLDNAGKTTILYQFLMNEVVHTSPTIGSNVEEVVWRNIHFLVWDLGGQQSLRAAWSTYYTNTELVIMVIDSTDRERLAVTREELYRMLQHEDLSKASLLVYANKQDLKGSMSAAEISRQLDLTSIKKHQWHIQACCALTGDGLYQGLEWIVQRIKNK; translated from the coding sequence ATGGGGCTGCTACTGTCGCGGCTATGGCGAATGTTTGGCAATGAAGAGCACAAACTGGTTATGGTTGGACTGGATAATGCGGGCAAAACAACTATACTTTATCAGTTTCTGATGAACGAAGTCGTCCACACCAGCCCCACAATAGGCTCCAACGTTGAGGAAGTCGTCTGGcgaaatatacattttttggtATGGGATCTGGGTGGTCAGCAGAGCCTGCGAGCGGCATGGAGTACCTATTATACAAACACAGAACTGGTAATTATGGTAATTGACTCGACGGATCGGGAAAGATTGGCTGTGACGCGAGAGGAGCTTTACCGGATGCTACAGCACGAGGATCTAAGCAAGGCCAGCCTACTGGTGTACGCAAACAAGCAGGACCTGAAAGGCTCTATGTCAGCAGCTGAGATCTCAAGGCAGCTGGACCTAACGTCCATCAAGAAACACCAGTGGCACATACAGGCGTGCTGTGCGCTCACGGGCGACGGCTTGTATCAGGGACTCGAATGGATTGTGCAACGCATTAAGAATAAATGA